One window of the Tubulanus polymorphus chromosome 11, tnTubPoly1.2, whole genome shotgun sequence genome contains the following:
- the LOC141913109 gene encoding uncharacterized protein LOC141913109 isoform X1: MVIWTCDCLNIRIHSKTNVLERTAPSAIDATDHQYEDESLFRNCSLIQLNQDGIAERYAGLLRQKTVGDWCVVRCVGCTMTVYATHIQQPGNRVIVNIKLQRDDSKAVEQLRLSENFSHLFEIKLSADNDNQTEPMLGGLCRGRYEMLQPSINSVQKKLTDFLVDEEAAMEERIRKFEEVERNKFAALRSKARNEKSKLMNLMMATDENEEIESETATDDNTSSSLVHRLNKVSISSPDGSSNEYDWTARDSTKTRMKPLKPVKKSPNQSAHSPDTEDMFGMDGFDNETDDIQAYSESDDENDTDDSSMSTSSDTWNRNSRGMMYSMSLPVSVPSWSINKRSQQLDDIDDEPPQDIAASIKAIAQSIHEDGREIFGDLPRRKKFSTVDLVKR, translated from the exons ATGGTTATTTGGACATGCGATTGCTTAAACATAAGAATTCACAGTAAAACCAACGTGTTAGAAAGAACTGCACCTTCAGCTATAG ATGCGACAGATCATCAGTATGAAGATGAGTCATTGTTTAGAAATTGCTccttaattcaattgaatcaaGATGGAATCGCTGag AGATATGCCGGACTTCTGCGTCAGAAAACAGTTGGTGATTGGTGCGTGGTGCGATGCGTTGGCTGTACGATGACTGTTTACGCTACGCACATTCAACAGCCTGGAAACCGCGTTATCGTTAACATCAAGTTACAA CGAGATGACAGCAAAGCCGTTGAACAACTGCGTCTTTCGGAGAATTTTTcgcatttgtttgaaattaaaCTGAGCGCTGACAACGACAACCAAACTGAACCGATGTTAGGAG GTTTATGCCGTGGTCGTTACGAAATGTTACAACCATCGATTAACAGCGTACAAAAAAAACTCACCGACTTTTTGGTCGATGAAGAAGCTGCGATGGAGGAACGCATCAG GAAATTTGAAGAAGTCGAACGCAATAAATTCGCCGCTTTGCGAAGTAAGGCACGTAATGAAAAGAGCAAgttgatgaatttgatgatggcgacggatgaaaatgaagaaattgaatccGAAACAGCAACAGACGACAACACTTCATCTAGTCTTGTTCATAGATTGAATA AAGTAAGCATATCATCCCCTGATGGCAGCAGTAATGAATACGATTGGACCGCGCGAGATTCAACTAAAACTCGTATGAAGCCT ttaAAACCGGTGAAAAAGTCTCCAAATCAATCAGCTCATAGTCCTGATACGGAAG ACATGTTTGGAATGGATGGTTTTGACAACGAAACCGACGACATCCAAGCTTATTCCGAGTCCGATGATGAAAACGACACGGACG ACAGTAGTATGAGCACGAGTAGTGATACATGGAATCGTAACAGTCGCGGTATGATGTATTCAATGTCTTTACCCGTATCAGTTCCTTCGTGGTCGATAAACAAACGCTCGCAACAATTAGATGATATCGATGATGAA cCGCCTCAGGACATCGCGGCCAGCATCAAGGCCATCGCTCAAAGTATCCACGAAGACGGACGAGAAATATTCGGCGATTTGCCGCGGCGCAAAAAATTCAGCACGGTCGATCTGGTGAAAAGATGA
- the LOC141912864 gene encoding MKRN2 opposite strand protein-like codes for MAAPIYCFCHCEKRTKIFYSNFPQWCPVCGLDTERSLSLIPPYKIPSPFITVSQSPYSVVIRPTVGHFIESYTASDNLHIGITSSTGEVYDYDENGLNIGSDVWKRTDCLSIAMPPHSAEETTVTWDDSLRHYSQYPDWHQNRYHSDDHNCYDFVIGFFRYIRLASRDSRYASKISFTENVLLPETTKVAAYISLYRKIQQEGTVCQTSD; via the exons atggcggcgccCATATATTGTTTTTGTCACTGCGAAAAGCGGACAAAAATATTCTATTCGAACTTTCCACAGTGGTGTCCAGTCTGCGGACTGGATACAGAGCGGTCTTTATCGTTAATACCGCCGTATAAAATACCCAGTCCATTTATAACAGTCTCTCAATCTCCGTACAGTGTCGTTATTCGGCCCACAGTCGGTCACTTTATTGA ATCATACACGGCCTCGGATAATCTACACATAGGTATAACATCGTCGACAG GTGAAGTTTACGATTACGATgaaaatggactgaatatAGGATCCGATGTTTGGAAACGAACCGACTGTTTATCTATCGCGATGCCGCCGCATTCAGCCGAGGAAACTACGGTAACCTGGGACGATTCTCTGCGCCATTATTCACAATATCCTGACTGGCATCAAAACAG GTATCACTCGGATGATCACAACTGTTACGATTTCGTTATCGGATTTTTTCGATATATCAGACTCGCGTCTCGCGATAGCCGGTACGCGAGTAAAATCTCGTTCACCGAAAACGTTTTATTACCGGAAACTACCAAAGTCGCGGCGTATATAAGCTTATATAGAAAAATCCAACAAGAAGGAACTGTGTGTCAAACTTCTGATTGA
- the LOC141913109 gene encoding uncharacterized protein LOC141913109 isoform X2, whose amino-acid sequence MESLRYAGLLRQKTVGDWCVVRCVGCTMTVYATHIQQPGNRVIVNIKLQRDDSKAVEQLRLSENFSHLFEIKLSADNDNQTEPMLGGLCRGRYEMLQPSINSVQKKLTDFLVDEEAAMEERIRKFEEVERNKFAALRSKARNEKSKLMNLMMATDENEEIESETATDDNTSSSLVHRLNKVSISSPDGSSNEYDWTARDSTKTRMKPLKPVKKSPNQSAHSPDTEDMFGMDGFDNETDDIQAYSESDDENDTDDSSMSTSSDTWNRNSRGMMYSMSLPVSVPSWSINKRSQQLDDIDDEPPQDIAASIKAIAQSIHEDGREIFGDLPRRKKFSTVDLVKR is encoded by the exons ATGGAATCGCTGag ATATGCCGGACTTCTGCGTCAGAAAACAGTTGGTGATTGGTGCGTGGTGCGATGCGTTGGCTGTACGATGACTGTTTACGCTACGCACATTCAACAGCCTGGAAACCGCGTTATCGTTAACATCAAGTTACAA CGAGATGACAGCAAAGCCGTTGAACAACTGCGTCTTTCGGAGAATTTTTcgcatttgtttgaaattaaaCTGAGCGCTGACAACGACAACCAAACTGAACCGATGTTAGGAG GTTTATGCCGTGGTCGTTACGAAATGTTACAACCATCGATTAACAGCGTACAAAAAAAACTCACCGACTTTTTGGTCGATGAAGAAGCTGCGATGGAGGAACGCATCAG GAAATTTGAAGAAGTCGAACGCAATAAATTCGCCGCTTTGCGAAGTAAGGCACGTAATGAAAAGAGCAAgttgatgaatttgatgatggcgacggatgaaaatgaagaaattgaatccGAAACAGCAACAGACGACAACACTTCATCTAGTCTTGTTCATAGATTGAATA AAGTAAGCATATCATCCCCTGATGGCAGCAGTAATGAATACGATTGGACCGCGCGAGATTCAACTAAAACTCGTATGAAGCCT ttaAAACCGGTGAAAAAGTCTCCAAATCAATCAGCTCATAGTCCTGATACGGAAG ACATGTTTGGAATGGATGGTTTTGACAACGAAACCGACGACATCCAAGCTTATTCCGAGTCCGATGATGAAAACGACACGGACG ACAGTAGTATGAGCACGAGTAGTGATACATGGAATCGTAACAGTCGCGGTATGATGTATTCAATGTCTTTACCCGTATCAGTTCCTTCGTGGTCGATAAACAAACGCTCGCAACAATTAGATGATATCGATGATGAA cCGCCTCAGGACATCGCGGCCAGCATCAAGGCCATCGCTCAAAGTATCCACGAAGACGGACGAGAAATATTCGGCGATTTGCCGCGGCGCAAAAAATTCAGCACGGTCGATCTGGTGAAAAGATGA